The segment GTGCATTTGACAGCAATCCCGAATTGGTGATTTATGATGTTCTGGGAGATGTTGTATGTGGCGGTTTCAGCGTACCTCTGCGTGAAGAATATGCTGATGAGGTATACATTGTAACCAGTGGGGAGTACATGTCACTTTATGCTGCAAACAATATTGCAAAGGGTATACGTAAACTCAACGGCAAGCTGGGCGGAATTATCTGCAATTGCCGTAATGTAGAAAATGAGGTTGAGATTGTTAGTGAATTTGCAAAGTTGTTGTCAACGGAGGTAATTGGAATAATACCTAGAAGCCCATTGGTTCAAAGCAGTGAGTTTCAGGCAAAGACTGTTGTTGAGGTATACCCTGATTCAGATCAGTCCAATGAATACCGAAAACTGATTAAATCAATCATGGATAACGATAATCTTGTTGCTCCAACTCCTCTGGAATCAGAGGAATTTGAAAAATTTTTCTATTCCTATGTGGATAACTAGAATGACCCATCCATACTTTTTTTTCTTAAATCTTTCTTTTTATTG is part of the Methanosphaera sp. BMS genome and harbors:
- the cfbC gene encoding Ni-sirohydrochlorin a,c-diamide reductive cyclase ATP-dependent reductase subunit produces the protein MTKKKIAIYGKGGIGKSTTVSNIAASYDNSTFVIGCDPKSDTTRTLVGKRIPTILDTMRNNKNPVLDDVLYEGFNNTLCVESGGPEPGVGCAGRGVIVAMKLLNQLGAFDSNPELVIYDVLGDVVCGGFSVPLREEYADEVYIVTSGEYMSLYAANNIAKGIRKLNGKLGGIICNCRNVENEVEIVSEFAKLLSTEVIGIIPRSPLVQSSEFQAKTVVEVYPDSDQSNEYRKLIKSIMDNDNLVAPTPLESEEFEKFFYSYVDN